Proteins from one Mucilaginibacter jinjuensis genomic window:
- a CDS encoding DUF5996 family protein: MNEQKTHTWPELNYQELKDTIATVHMWTQMVGKVRLTQTPWINHSWHVTLYVSALGLTTGSIPYKEGSFQIDLDFIDHQLHIFTSTGKKTSFPLGAKTIAAFYTELMDNLKNVGIDTEIYAVPNEVDPAIPFLENQTPCTYHGDVMHNYWQALVKINNVFVKFRAGFDGKCSPVHFFWGAFDLAVTRFSGRKAPLHPGGAPNIPAAVMQEAYSQEVSSCGFWPGSEQFPHPAFYAYCYPTPDDFGSQPVGPEGAFYSKEMGEFFLPYHIVQQAADPESSLLQFLQSTYDAVAITGNWDKSLQCDLSGLKNSIE; this comes from the coding sequence ATGAACGAACAAAAAACACATACCTGGCCCGAACTGAATTATCAGGAGCTAAAAGACACCATTGCCACTGTACACATGTGGACGCAGATGGTCGGGAAAGTGAGGTTAACTCAAACCCCATGGATTAATCACTCCTGGCATGTAACCTTATATGTTAGCGCCTTGGGTTTAACAACCGGGAGTATACCTTACAAGGAAGGAAGTTTCCAGATCGATCTCGATTTTATTGATCATCAGCTGCATATCTTTACCAGTACCGGTAAAAAAACTTCGTTCCCATTAGGGGCTAAAACTATAGCTGCATTTTATACTGAGCTGATGGATAACCTGAAAAATGTAGGTATTGATACAGAGATTTATGCTGTGCCAAATGAGGTTGATCCTGCTATTCCGTTTTTAGAAAATCAAACGCCGTGTACTTATCATGGCGATGTGATGCATAACTATTGGCAGGCGCTGGTGAAAATTAATAATGTGTTTGTTAAGTTCAGAGCAGGGTTTGATGGCAAATGCAGCCCTGTGCATTTCTTTTGGGGAGCTTTTGATCTGGCGGTTACCCGTTTCTCGGGCCGTAAGGCGCCGCTTCACCCCGGTGGTGCACCCAATATACCGGCTGCAGTAATGCAGGAGGCCTACTCTCAGGAAGTAAGCTCATGCGGATTTTGGCCAGGTAGTGAGCAATTTCCTCACCCTGCATTTTATGCCTATTGCTATCCAACACCTGATGATTTCGGATCACAGCCAGTAGGCCCCGAAGGTGCTTTTTACAGTAAAGAAATGGGCGAATTTTTCTTACCGTATCATATAGTTCAGCAAGCGGCCGACCCGGAATCCAGCCTGTTGCAATTTTTGCAATCCACTTACGATGCAGTTGCCATTACCGGCAATTGGGATAAAAGCCTGCAATGCGATTTATCCGGATTAAAAAATAGTATAGAATAA